A single region of the Streptomyces sp. AM 4-1-1 genome encodes:
- the bfr gene encoding bacterioferritin, with amino-acid sequence MQGDPEVIEFLNEQLTAELTAINQYFLHAKMQENFGWTKLAKYTRAESFDEMKHAEILTDRILFLDGLPNYQRLFHVRVGQTVTEMFQADRQVEAEAIDRLRRGIEVMRGKGDITSANIFESILADEEHHIDYLDTQLELVEKLGEALYIAQLIEQPDS; translated from the coding sequence ATGCAGGGCGACCCCGAGGTCATTGAGTTCCTGAACGAGCAGCTGACCGCCGAATTGACTGCCATCAATCAGTACTTCCTGCACGCGAAGATGCAGGAGAACTTCGGCTGGACGAAGCTCGCGAAGTACACCCGGGCCGAGTCGTTCGACGAGATGAAGCACGCGGAGATCCTGACGGACCGGATTCTCTTCCTGGACGGCCTGCCGAACTACCAGCGGCTCTTTCACGTGCGGGTCGGTCAGACGGTCACCGAGATGTTCCAGGCCGACCGCCAGGTCGAGGCGGAGGCCATCGACCGGCTGCGGCGGGGCATCGAGGTGATGCGCGGCAAGGGCGACATCACGTCCGCCAACATCTTCGAGTCCATCCTCGCGGACGAGGAACACCACATCGACTATCTGGACACCCAGCTGGAGCTGGTCGAGAAGCTCGGTGAGGCGCTCTACATCGCCCAGCTGATCGAGCAGCCGGACAGCTGA
- the pknB gene encoding Stk1 family PASTA domain-containing Ser/Thr kinase: MDTTLQDPLVGQVLDGRYRVDARIAVGGMATVYRALDTRLDRVLALKVMHPALAADVSFVERFIREAKSVARLAHPNVVAVFDQGAQGAYVYLAMEYVSGCTLRDVLRERGALRPRAALDILEPVLAALGAAHRAGFVHRDMKPENVLIGDDGRVKVADFGLVRAVGSVTATTGSVLGTVSYLAPEQIEHGTADTRADVYACGVVLHEMLTGAKPHTGGTPAQVIYQHLNEDVPAPSAAVPGLAAELDDLVAVAAARDPEVRPHDAVALLALVLEARAALTEEELDAVPPQALAEERDGADDRTSVIPRALASGADVSDRTSRLETPPPLSPPPARSERWTPFGGTPRRGVLAAVVAVLLVLGVGGGIWYINSGQFTRVPALLGQSEKAAGKRLSDTGLDLGRVDRAYSDTVERGTVISSDPKAGERIRGNGSVSLVVSRGPEIVAVPDVRGSTLADARRALTKRGLAPGMVTTEFSESAARGEVIRTDPAGGAERHPDSAVALVVSKGSPIDVPDVTGRSAEDATAELTELGLKVRIAPDRIDSAEENGDIARQSPAKGSRAAEGDTVTLTVSKGPRMIEVPDVVGKDADKARSALEDAGFEVKVDRPLISFSDTVASQSVDGGDRAPQGSRITIRIKGL; this comes from the coding sequence GTGGATACGACCCTCCAGGACCCTCTTGTCGGGCAGGTGCTCGACGGCCGCTACCGCGTCGACGCCCGCATCGCCGTCGGCGGGATGGCCACGGTCTACCGGGCCTTGGACACCCGTCTCGACCGGGTGCTCGCCCTCAAGGTGATGCACCCGGCGCTCGCGGCCGACGTCTCGTTCGTCGAGCGCTTCATCCGCGAGGCCAAGTCGGTGGCCCGGCTGGCGCATCCCAACGTGGTCGCCGTCTTCGACCAGGGGGCGCAGGGCGCGTACGTCTATCTGGCGATGGAGTACGTCTCGGGATGCACCCTGCGTGACGTCCTGCGGGAGCGGGGCGCGCTGCGGCCCCGGGCCGCGCTGGACATCCTGGAACCGGTCCTCGCCGCGCTGGGGGCGGCCCACCGGGCGGGGTTCGTGCACCGCGACATGAAGCCGGAGAACGTCCTGATAGGGGACGACGGCCGGGTGAAGGTCGCCGACTTCGGTCTCGTACGGGCGGTGGGTTCCGTCACCGCCACCACGGGCTCGGTGCTGGGCACCGTCTCGTACCTCGCCCCCGAGCAGATCGAGCACGGCACGGCCGACACCCGTGCCGATGTGTACGCCTGCGGTGTGGTCCTGCACGAGATGCTGACGGGCGCCAAGCCGCACACCGGTGGCACCCCGGCCCAGGTGATCTACCAGCACCTCAACGAGGACGTGCCCGCCCCGTCCGCCGCAGTCCCCGGGCTCGCGGCCGAGCTGGACGACCTGGTGGCGGTGGCCGCGGCCCGTGATCCCGAGGTCCGCCCGCACGACGCGGTCGCGCTGCTCGCCCTCGTGCTGGAGGCGCGCGCCGCGCTCACCGAGGAGGAGCTGGACGCCGTGCCCCCGCAGGCGCTCGCCGAGGAGCGTGACGGGGCCGACGACCGTACGAGTGTGATTCCCCGGGCGCTCGCGTCCGGGGCGGACGTCTCCGACCGCACCAGCCGTCTGGAGACCCCTCCACCGCTGTCCCCGCCGCCCGCCCGGAGCGAGCGGTGGACGCCGTTCGGCGGCACGCCGAGGCGGGGTGTGCTCGCCGCCGTGGTGGCGGTGCTGCTGGTCCTGGGCGTCGGAGGCGGGATCTGGTACATCAACTCCGGACAGTTCACCCGGGTGCCCGCCCTCCTCGGGCAGAGCGAGAAGGCCGCCGGGAAGCGCCTCTCCGACACCGGTCTCGATCTCGGCCGGGTCGACCGCGCCTACAGCGACACCGTCGAGCGCGGCACGGTCATCAGCAGCGACCCGAAGGCCGGCGAACGAATCCGGGGCAACGGCTCGGTGTCGCTCGTCGTCTCGCGCGGCCCCGAGATCGTGGCGGTGCCCGATGTGCGGGGCAGCACGCTCGCCGACGCCCGGCGGGCGCTGACGAAGCGAGGGCTGGCGCCCGGCATGGTGACCACGGAGTTCAGCGAGAGCGCCGCCCGGGGCGAGGTGATCCGCACCGACCCCGCCGGGGGCGCCGAGCGGCACCCCGACTCGGCGGTCGCGCTGGTCGTCAGCAAGGGCAGTCCGATCGACGTCCCGGACGTCACCGGCCGGTCGGCCGAGGACGCCACCGCCGAGCTGACCGAGCTGGGCCTCAAGGTCCGGATCGCGCCGGACCGGATCGACTCCGCCGAGGAGAACGGCGACATCGCCCGCCAGTCGCCGGCCAAGGGCTCCCGGGCGGCCGAGGGGGACACCGTCACCCTCACCGTCTCCAAGGGGCCCCGGATGATCGAGGTGCCCGACGTCGTCGGGAAGGACGCCGACAAGGCGCGGAGCGCGCTGGAGGACGCGGGCTTCGAGGTCAAGGTCGACCGTCCGTTGATCTCCTTCAGCGACACCGTCGCCAGCCAGTCCGTCGACGGCGGCGACCGGGCCCCCCAGGGCAGCAGGATCACCATCAGGATCAAGGGGCTCTGA
- a CDS encoding 3-deoxy-7-phosphoheptulonate synthase class II, giving the protein MNANTSVAGENTWRDLPAAQQPEYPDSEALRDVVADLDSYPPLVFAGECDQLRNRLGAVAKGEAFLLQGGDCAEAFDAVSAEHIRAKLKTLLQMSAVLTYAASVPVVKVGRIAGQYSKPRSKPTETRDGVTLPTYRGDSVNGFAFTEAERIPDPERLKQMYHASASTLNLVRAFTVGGYADLRQVHAWNQDFVKSSPSGQRYEALAREIDNALNFMKACGTDPAEFKAVEFYASHEALLLDYETALTRTDSRTGQLYDTSGHMVWIGERTRQLDGAHIEFASKIRNPIGIKLGPTTSVDEALTYIDRLDPEREPGRLTFIVRMGADKVRDKLPELVEKVTASGATVAWVTDPMHGNTFEAASGHKTRRFDDVLDEVKGFFEVHKGLGTHPGGIHVELTGDDVTECVGGGHEIFVDDLHQRYETACDPRLNRSQSLDLAFLVAEMYRDQ; this is encoded by the coding sequence GTGAACGCCAACACCTCCGTCGCCGGTGAGAACACCTGGCGAGACCTTCCCGCGGCGCAGCAGCCCGAGTACCCCGACTCCGAGGCGCTGCGCGATGTAGTCGCGGACCTCGACTCGTATCCTCCGCTCGTCTTCGCCGGTGAGTGCGACCAGCTGCGCAACCGCCTGGGAGCCGTCGCCAAGGGCGAGGCGTTCCTGCTGCAGGGCGGTGACTGCGCCGAGGCATTCGACGCGGTGTCCGCCGAGCACATCCGGGCCAAGCTGAAGACGCTGCTCCAGATGAGCGCCGTACTGACGTACGCGGCCTCCGTGCCGGTCGTCAAGGTGGGCCGGATCGCGGGCCAGTACTCCAAGCCGCGCTCCAAGCCGACCGAGACCCGTGACGGGGTGACGCTGCCGACCTACCGCGGTGACTCCGTCAACGGTTTCGCCTTCACGGAGGCCGAGCGGATTCCGGACCCCGAGCGGCTGAAGCAGATGTACCACGCGTCCGCCTCGACGCTGAACCTGGTGCGCGCGTTCACCGTCGGCGGGTACGCCGACCTGCGCCAGGTCCACGCCTGGAACCAGGACTTCGTGAAGTCGTCCCCGTCCGGGCAGCGTTACGAGGCACTGGCCCGGGAGATCGACAACGCGCTGAACTTCATGAAGGCGTGCGGTACGGACCCGGCCGAGTTCAAGGCGGTCGAGTTCTACGCCTCGCACGAGGCGCTGCTGCTGGACTACGAGACCGCGCTGACCCGCACCGACTCGCGGACCGGGCAGCTGTACGACACCTCGGGCCACATGGTCTGGATCGGTGAGCGCACCCGTCAACTGGACGGCGCGCACATCGAGTTCGCCTCGAAGATCCGTAACCCGATCGGCATCAAGCTCGGCCCGACGACCTCCGTCGACGAGGCGCTCACCTACATCGACCGGCTGGACCCCGAGCGCGAGCCCGGCCGGCTGACGTTCATCGTGCGCATGGGCGCCGACAAGGTCCGCGACAAGCTCCCCGAGCTGGTCGAGAAGGTCACCGCGTCCGGTGCCACCGTGGCCTGGGTGACGGACCCGATGCACGGCAACACCTTCGAGGCGGCCTCCGGCCACAAGACCCGCCGCTTCGACGACGTCCTCGACGAGGTCAAGGGCTTCTTCGAGGTGCACAAGGGTCTGGGGACCCACCCGGGCGGCATCCACGTCGAGCTGACCGGTGACGACGTGACCGAGTGCGTCGGCGGCGGCCACGAGATCTTCGTGGACGATCTGCACCAGCGCTACGAGACGGCCTGCGACCCGCGGCTCAACCGCAGCCAGTCGCTCGACCTGGCCTTCCTGGTCGCGGAGATGTACCGCGACCAGTGA
- a CDS encoding sulfite oxidase-like oxidoreductase, which translates to MGQPESREYRESEQSGLPPGQRLQRGWPVTHYGPVPKFKPDRWEFRVFGATADGEKHCWNHEEFSGLPFSSVVADLHCVTKFSMLGAEWGGVLARTVTELAPPAPDVTHVMVWAEYGFSSNLRLADFTSERTLFATHKGGELLTAEHGFPLRLVVPHLYAWKGPKWVRGVEYMTADRRGFWEERGYHNIGDPWSEQRYSYQERPGDGPEL; encoded by the coding sequence ATGGGTCAGCCGGAAAGCCGGGAATACCGCGAGTCGGAGCAGTCCGGGCTTCCGCCGGGACAGCGACTGCAGCGCGGCTGGCCGGTCACCCACTACGGGCCCGTTCCGAAGTTCAAGCCGGACCGCTGGGAATTCCGCGTCTTCGGGGCCACCGCGGACGGCGAGAAACACTGCTGGAATCACGAGGAGTTTTCCGGACTGCCGTTCTCCTCGGTAGTCGCCGATCTGCACTGCGTGACCAAATTCAGCATGCTCGGCGCCGAATGGGGCGGGGTTCTCGCACGTACGGTGACGGAACTCGCACCGCCCGCTCCGGACGTCACCCATGTGATGGTGTGGGCCGAATACGGATTCAGCTCCAATCTGCGTCTGGCGGACTTCACGTCGGAGCGGACGCTCTTCGCGACCCATAAGGGCGGTGAGCTGCTGACCGCCGAGCACGGTTTCCCGCTGCGGCTCGTCGTACCGCATCTGTACGCCTGGAAGGGCCCCAAATGGGTCCGTGGCGTCGAATACATGACCGCCGACCGCCGCGGCTTCTGGGAGGAGCGCGGCTATCACAACATCGGCGACCCGTGGAGCGAGCAGCGCTACTCCTACCAGGAACGGCCGGGGGACGGCCCCGAACTCTGA
- a CDS encoding anthranilate synthase family protein, with translation MPVHLVERLLRDDCPPFALLRRRTPGHDQDTVEVLIGPVREAGRLADIPVGERPSLALVPFRQIAERGFDVRDDGTPLAVLVADETYELPLDEVLDRLPAHEVRVEGGAFDVGDEEYADIVGRVVEDEIGRGEGANFVIRRTFRGEIPGFGRADALALFRRLLAGERGAYWTFVVHTGDRVLVGASPEVHVRMSGGTVVMNPISGTYRYPADGPTAEGLLAFLGDRKETEELSMVVDEELKMMCAVGDMGGVVIGPRLKEMAHLAHTEYELRGRSTRDVREVLRETMFAATVTGSPVQNACRVIERYERGGRGYYAGALALLRREPDGTASLDSPILIRTADISADGRLRVPVGATLVRHSDPAGEVAETHAKAAGVLAALGVRPGRPRDEAARPRLTGDPRVRAALDARRDGLAPFWLRMQDLPAGRAGRAGSALVIDGEDTFTAMLAHLLRASGLEVAVRRFDEPGLREAALSHQGPVVLGPGPGNPGDHADPKMRLLRGLTAELVREHRHGLLGICLGHELIAAELGLEIVRKTVPYQGAQTRIDLFGRPETVGFYNSFTARCDEEAVGELAAHGIGASRDRTTGELHALRGDGFASVQFHPESVLTLRGVAIVEELLAGLTAGLPRLTG, from the coding sequence ATGCCCGTCCACCTCGTCGAGAGACTCCTCCGCGACGACTGCCCGCCCTTCGCGCTGCTGCGCCGCCGCACCCCGGGCCATGACCAGGACACCGTCGAGGTGCTGATCGGCCCGGTGCGGGAGGCCGGCCGGCTCGCCGACATCCCGGTCGGTGAGCGTCCCTCGCTCGCCCTGGTGCCGTTCCGGCAGATCGCCGAGCGCGGCTTCGACGTACGGGACGACGGCACCCCGCTGGCCGTGCTGGTCGCCGACGAGACGTACGAACTGCCCCTCGACGAGGTGCTGGACCGGCTGCCCGCCCATGAGGTGCGGGTCGAGGGCGGCGCCTTCGACGTCGGTGACGAGGAGTACGCGGACATCGTCGGACGGGTCGTCGAGGACGAGATCGGGCGGGGCGAGGGGGCCAACTTCGTGATCCGGCGCACCTTCCGGGGCGAGATCCCGGGGTTCGGCCGGGCGGACGCGCTGGCGCTGTTCCGTCGGCTGCTGGCCGGTGAGCGGGGCGCGTACTGGACGTTCGTCGTGCACACGGGCGACCGGGTGCTGGTCGGGGCCAGTCCCGAGGTCCATGTGCGGATGTCGGGCGGGACGGTGGTGATGAATCCGATCAGCGGGACGTACCGCTACCCGGCCGACGGGCCGACCGCCGAGGGGCTGCTGGCCTTCCTCGGCGACCGCAAGGAGACCGAGGAACTCTCCATGGTGGTCGACGAGGAACTGAAGATGATGTGCGCGGTCGGCGACATGGGCGGTGTGGTGATCGGGCCCCGGCTCAAGGAGATGGCCCATCTCGCGCACACCGAGTACGAGTTGCGCGGGCGTTCCACCCGGGACGTGCGGGAGGTGCTGCGGGAGACGATGTTCGCGGCGACGGTCACCGGCTCCCCGGTGCAGAACGCCTGCCGGGTGATCGAGCGGTACGAGCGGGGCGGGCGCGGTTACTACGCCGGCGCCCTCGCCCTGCTGCGGCGGGAGCCGGACGGGACGGCGTCCCTGGACTCGCCCATCCTGATCCGTACCGCCGACATCTCCGCCGACGGCCGGCTGCGGGTGCCGGTCGGCGCGACGCTGGTGCGGCACTCGGACCCGGCCGGCGAGGTCGCCGAGACCCATGCCAAGGCGGCCGGGGTGCTGGCGGCGCTGGGGGTGCGGCCGGGGCGGCCCCGGGACGAGGCGGCGCGGCCCCGGCTGACCGGCGATCCCCGGGTACGGGCGGCGCTGGACGCCAGGCGCGACGGGCTCGCGCCGTTCTGGCTGCGGATGCAGGATCTGCCCGCCGGTCGCGCGGGCCGGGCCGGGTCCGCCCTGGTGATCGACGGGGAGGACACCTTCACCGCGATGCTGGCGCATCTGCTGCGCGCGTCCGGCCTGGAGGTGGCGGTACGGCGTTTCGACGAGCCGGGGCTGCGGGAGGCCGCCCTGTCGCACCAGGGGCCGGTGGTGCTCGGTCCCGGACCGGGGAACCCCGGCGACCACGCCGATCCGAAGATGCGGCTGCTGCGCGGACTGACCGCCGAGCTGGTCCGCGAGCACCGGCACGGACTGCTGGGGATCTGCCTCGGCCATGAGCTGATCGCGGCGGAGCTGGGGCTGGAGATCGTACGGAAGACCGTGCCGTACCAGGGGGCGCAGACCCGGATCGATCTCTTCGGGCGTCCGGAGACGGTCGGTTTCTACAACAGCTTCACGGCGCGCTGCGACGAGGAGGCGGTGGGCGAGCTGGCCGCGCACGGCATCGGGGCGAGCCGGGACCGGACGACCGGAGAACTGCACGCGCTGCGCGGGGACGGGTTCGCCTCGGTGCAGTTCCACCCGGAGTCGGTGCTCACGCTGCGCGGGGTGGCGATCGTGGAGGAGCTGCTGGCGGGACTGACGGCGGGACTCCCGAGGCTGACGGGCTGA
- a CDS encoding deoxyribonuclease IV: protein MSRTRNPVGGHVPVVGGLARTGLAYARGMGAEAVQVFVANPRGWATPAGNPAQDELFRAECAAGSVPAYVHAPYLINFGSYTEATVERSVDSLRHSLRRARAIGALGVVVHTGSATGGRPRAEALARVRAHMLPLLDELTRDDDPYLLLESTAGQGSSLCSRTWDFGPYFEALDAHPRLGVCLDTCHIYAAGHDLTGPTGMRQTLDLLVETVGEGRLQLIHANDSKDVVGAHKDRHENIGSGHIGEEPFRELFTHPATEGVPLIIETPGGKDGHAADVARLKALRGRG from the coding sequence CTGAGCAGGACGCGCAACCCGGTCGGCGGCCATGTGCCGGTCGTCGGCGGTCTCGCCAGGACCGGCCTCGCATACGCCCGCGGGATGGGCGCGGAGGCCGTCCAGGTCTTCGTCGCCAACCCGCGCGGCTGGGCGACCCCCGCCGGGAACCCGGCCCAGGACGAGCTGTTCCGGGCGGAGTGCGCCGCCGGGTCGGTCCCGGCGTACGTCCACGCCCCGTACCTGATCAACTTCGGCTCGTACACCGAGGCCACCGTCGAGAGGTCCGTGGACTCGCTGCGGCACTCGCTGCGCCGGGCCCGCGCGATCGGCGCGCTGGGCGTGGTCGTGCACACCGGCTCGGCGACCGGCGGCCGGCCGCGCGCGGAGGCCCTGGCGCGGGTACGCGCCCACATGCTGCCGCTGCTGGACGAGCTGACCCGGGACGACGACCCGTATCTGCTGCTGGAGTCCACCGCCGGGCAGGGCTCCTCGCTCTGCTCCCGGACCTGGGACTTCGGCCCGTACTTCGAGGCGCTGGACGCGCACCCGAGGCTGGGCGTCTGCCTGGACACCTGTCACATTTACGCGGCGGGCCACGACCTCACCGGCCCCACGGGCATGCGGCAGACCCTCGATCTGCTGGTGGAGACGGTCGGCGAGGGACGGCTGCAGCTGATCCACGCCAATGACTCCAAGGACGTGGTCGGAGCGCACAAGGACCGGCACGAGAACATCGGCTCGGGTCACATCGGCGAGGAGCCGTTCCGGGAGCTGTTCACCCACCCGGCGACCGAGGGCGTGCCGCTGATCATCGAGACGCCGGGCGGCAAGGACGGGCACGCGGCGGACGTGGCACGGCTGAAGGCACTGCGCGGACGCGGCTGA
- a CDS encoding (2Fe-2S)-binding protein: MNRVYVCSCFGVTEQQVRQHADAGACTPRQIASACKAGTDCGGCVRTIQALLGRGGCPRRELLDQRQQGVTADLAVPSVVADTLPAEIRLSDAA; encoded by the coding sequence GTGAACCGCGTGTACGTCTGCTCATGTTTCGGCGTCACGGAGCAGCAGGTGAGACAGCATGCGGACGCCGGGGCCTGTACGCCCCGCCAGATCGCCTCCGCCTGCAAGGCGGGCACGGACTGCGGCGGCTGTGTCCGCACGATCCAGGCCCTGCTCGGGCGCGGCGGGTGCCCGCGCCGCGAACTCCTCGACCAGCGGCAGCAGGGGGTCACGGCCGACCTCGCCGTACCGTCGGTGGTGGCCGACACACTGCCCGCGGAGATCAGGCTCTCCGACGCGGCCTGA